A single Blastococcus colisei DNA region contains:
- a CDS encoding helix-turn-helix domain-containing protein produces the protein MANDDDPGLGEVLSAVGPRLRALRVQRGDTLGQLSATTGISVSTLSRLESGQRRPTLELLLPLARAHQVPLDELVDAPETGDPRIHQRSFERHGVTMIPLTRRPGGLQAYKQVYPAGWPGGELEQKVHEGYEWLYVLSGRLRLLLGEHDVTLSAGEVAEFDTRTPHAMANPGPAPVEVLALYGPQGERIHVRARPAQRT, from the coding sequence ATGGCAAACGACGACGATCCGGGGCTCGGCGAGGTGCTGTCGGCGGTGGGGCCCCGGCTCCGTGCGCTGCGTGTGCAGCGAGGTGACACGCTCGGCCAGCTCTCGGCGACCACCGGGATCTCGGTGAGCACGCTGTCCCGGCTGGAGTCGGGGCAGCGCCGGCCGACCTTGGAGCTCCTGCTCCCCCTGGCCCGGGCGCACCAGGTGCCGCTCGACGAACTGGTCGACGCGCCGGAGACCGGCGACCCACGGATCCACCAGCGCTCGTTCGAGCGGCACGGCGTCACGATGATCCCGCTGACCCGCCGGCCCGGCGGGCTCCAAGCCTACAAGCAGGTCTACCCGGCGGGGTGGCCGGGCGGCGAGCTCGAGCAGAAGGTGCACGAGGGCTACGAATGGCTCTACGTGCTCTCCGGCCGGCTGCGTCTGCTGCTCGGCGAGCACGACGTGACCCTGTCGGCCGGCGAGGTCGCCGAGTTCGACACCCGCACCCCGCACGCCATGGCCAACCCAGGACCGGCCCCGGTCGAGGTGCTCGCTCTCTACGGCCCCCAGGGCGAGCGGATCCACGTCCGCGCCCGTCCCGCGCAGCGGACCTGA
- a CDS encoding siderophore-interacting protein, whose protein sequence is MTELPTARRPRDPSPPDGAPRKRAPRVAEVLRTSWLTPHMVRVVLGGDGLAGFPAGAFADHYVKLLFAPAGASYRAPYDVEQLQAELPRELWPVTRTYTVRAWDARAGELTIDFVHHGDEGLAGPWAAAARPGDLIQMMGPGGAYVPHPEADWHLLAGDESALPAIGATLDTLPAGARALVYVEVDGPAEEQDDLAVGPGVELVWLHRGGAAPGEALVAAVSGVCLPDGRGHVFVHGEAGAVRELRRHLRAERGLDPEFTSISGYWRRGDTEDRWQAGKRDWNAAIAAEDAAIAG, encoded by the coding sequence ATGACCGAGCTGCCCACGGCACGACGCCCCCGCGACCCCTCGCCTCCCGATGGGGCACCCCGCAAGCGCGCACCGCGGGTCGCCGAGGTGCTGCGCACCTCGTGGCTCACCCCGCACATGGTCCGTGTGGTGCTCGGGGGCGACGGGCTGGCCGGTTTCCCGGCCGGCGCCTTCGCCGACCACTACGTCAAGCTGCTCTTCGCCCCGGCCGGCGCGTCCTACCGCGCGCCGTACGACGTCGAGCAGCTGCAGGCGGAGCTGCCGCGCGAGCTGTGGCCGGTCACGCGCACCTATACGGTGCGCGCCTGGGACGCCCGGGCGGGTGAGCTGACGATCGACTTCGTCCACCACGGCGACGAGGGGCTGGCCGGTCCGTGGGCCGCCGCCGCCCGGCCCGGGGACCTGATCCAGATGATGGGCCCGGGCGGCGCCTACGTGCCCCATCCGGAGGCTGACTGGCACCTGCTCGCCGGTGACGAATCGGCACTGCCGGCGATCGGCGCCACGCTCGACACGCTGCCCGCCGGTGCGCGCGCCCTGGTGTACGTCGAGGTCGACGGGCCCGCCGAGGAGCAGGACGACCTCGCGGTCGGGCCGGGCGTGGAGCTGGTGTGGCTGCACCGCGGGGGCGCCGCTCCCGGGGAAGCGCTGGTCGCCGCCGTGTCGGGCGTGTGCCTGCCCGACGGCCGCGGGCACGTCTTCGTGCACGGCGAGGCGGGCGCCGTCCGCGAACTGCGCCGTCACCTCCGCGCCGAGCGTGGCCTGGACCCGGAGTTCACCTCCATCTCCGGCTACTGGCGGCGGGGCGACACCGAGGATCGCTGGCAGGCCGGCAAGCGGGACTGGAACGCCGCCATCGCGGCGGAGGACGCCGCCATCGCCGGGTGA
- a CDS encoding aldehyde dehydrogenase family protein: MVSLDQLPEIRTELFIAGEVRSADDHLQVIDPADGRSVVGYAAAASAKQAEEAVAAAHRAFPEWAARTPQERAELITAALAPLEADRPAVAEILTRENGKIRMESFIDSIVFEHRFRLAVGLADRVEESVTLPAPPYRTTVSYLPLGVVTVIVPFNWPMAILAASLPYALVAGNTVVVKPPPTTPLATTRTVQKVAELLPPGVLNVVTGADAEIGSALIQDDRVKKVCFTGSPGGGKKIMEMASRSLTRVALELGGNDPAIVLPDADLSAEAMQKMFGGTFDSTGQICMATKRLYVHRSRYDEVVDGLSGLLSATRLGHGLDEGVTMGPLHQTRQKEYVQELLAQARESGAEVREFGEPVDGADISVGNFLTPSLVLDPADDARVVVEEQFGPTLPILPFDDVEDAVVRANDTWSGLCSSVWTADLDRAAEIGARLRTGYTFVNCHGAAFLDERAPFGGFNHSGFGREMGIEGLREFMDTHSVGLPA, translated from the coding sequence ATGGTGTCTCTGGACCAGCTGCCGGAGATCAGGACCGAGCTGTTCATCGCCGGTGAGGTACGCAGCGCCGACGACCACCTGCAGGTGATCGACCCCGCCGACGGCCGTTCGGTGGTGGGCTACGCGGCCGCGGCCAGCGCCAAGCAGGCCGAGGAGGCCGTCGCGGCGGCGCACCGGGCCTTCCCCGAGTGGGCGGCCCGGACCCCGCAGGAGCGGGCCGAGCTGATCACCGCCGCCCTCGCCCCGCTGGAGGCCGACCGGCCGGCGGTCGCGGAGATCCTGACCCGCGAGAACGGCAAGATCCGCATGGAGTCCTTCATCGACTCCATCGTGTTCGAGCACCGCTTCCGGCTCGCCGTCGGGCTGGCCGACCGGGTCGAGGAGTCGGTCACGCTGCCCGCCCCGCCGTACCGCACGACGGTGTCCTACCTCCCGCTGGGCGTGGTCACCGTCATCGTGCCGTTCAACTGGCCGATGGCCATCCTGGCGGCCTCCCTGCCGTACGCGCTGGTCGCCGGCAACACCGTGGTGGTGAAGCCGCCGCCGACCACGCCGCTGGCCACGACCCGCACGGTGCAGAAGGTGGCCGAGCTGCTGCCGCCCGGTGTGCTCAACGTCGTGACCGGGGCCGACGCCGAGATCGGTTCGGCGCTGATCCAGGACGACCGGGTGAAGAAGGTGTGCTTCACCGGCAGCCCCGGCGGTGGCAAGAAGATCATGGAGATGGCATCGCGGTCGCTGACCCGCGTGGCGCTGGAACTGGGCGGCAACGACCCCGCCATCGTGCTGCCCGACGCCGACCTGAGCGCAGAGGCGATGCAGAAGATGTTCGGCGGCACGTTCGACTCCACCGGGCAGATCTGCATGGCCACCAAGCGGCTGTACGTGCACCGGTCCCGGTACGACGAGGTGGTGGACGGGCTGTCGGGACTGTTGTCGGCCACCCGGCTCGGCCACGGCCTCGACGAGGGCGTCACGATGGGCCCGCTGCACCAGACGCGGCAGAAGGAGTACGTGCAGGAGCTCCTCGCCCAGGCCCGGGAGTCCGGTGCCGAGGTGCGCGAGTTCGGCGAGCCGGTCGACGGAGCCGACATCTCGGTCGGCAACTTCCTCACGCCGTCGCTGGTCCTCGACCCGGCCGACGACGCCCGGGTCGTCGTCGAGGAGCAGTTCGGGCCGACCCTGCCGATCCTGCCCTTCGACGACGTCGAGGACGCCGTGGTCCGCGCCAACGACACGTGGTCGGGCCTGTGCTCGTCGGTGTGGACGGCGGACCTCGACCGCGCCGCCGAGATCGGGGCCCGGCTGCGCACCGGTTACACGTTCGTCAACTGCCACGGGGCGGCGTTCCTCGACGAGCGCGCGCCGTTCGGTGGGTTCAACCACAGCGGGTTCGGCCGCGAGATGGGCATCGAGGGCCTGCGGGAGTTCATGGACACCCACTCGGTGGGCCTCCCGGCCTGA